In Paenibacillus sp. G2S3, a single window of DNA contains:
- a CDS encoding diguanylate cyclase: MSEQKAYVHKDSRMLLQDNIQASRDSEDPTAWLRETEIVTHDFPYLANLIADSFNEWFGGLDVLPFSRSWEWCVLNFEGKYLNNSMDQQELWRQQWEQAAASSLISETISAVPLTVEGKDMSFFTIPLFTRVDNEIFAFLGCSMPTQQYEMGGRDTAEAMSLHYRTCFYHKFEHIFVADLASTHIHAERESNRRSLLFQIVQRMHDNIDVDAVLSEVIDSISAMYPGARLDLYMSQDHRSTNPQVKPLPFHMSSDDVCARAFKDGRVALRTSDENHRNVEIGLPLGGKQGVYGVFHMVMDNPIFPDVDLRFLTMVADTAGTAFENAKLYERSNQLIRELRMSNELTQRLNQSLRLGDIFQFAFEELLEMFGADYCCILHMNEEKGGLEVIACNHPSLQNEILEVGAGLGGKVYSTGESLIMSDYIDNPKTTSRLMNATGSQSLIATPLSVGGEIRGAIMLAHRDAHYFSYDNYRLLQAMAGHIGLAVGNARLHAEVRRLANRDSLTGLYARHYLDEEIKERQSTDFCGCLIVVDIDQFKIVNDTYGHQKGDKILKEVSDIVKTSIRQGDIAARWGGEELSVYLPLMGMQQAGYVAERIRKRVMEETEPSVTVSCGIAEWSWMDDRVSVESLFYRADMALYKAKHNGRNQVVFDTKENVNHAKNP, from the coding sequence ATGTCAGAGCAGAAAGCATACGTCCATAAAGACAGCCGTATGCTGTTACAGGACAACATACAAGCTAGTAGAGATTCCGAAGATCCCACCGCTTGGCTTAGGGAAACGGAAATAGTAACGCATGACTTCCCTTATCTAGCAAATCTGATTGCTGACAGTTTCAATGAATGGTTTGGTGGGCTCGACGTCCTTCCATTCTCCAGATCATGGGAATGGTGTGTGCTGAATTTTGAAGGTAAATATTTAAACAATAGTATGGATCAACAAGAACTATGGAGGCAACAGTGGGAACAGGCGGCGGCTTCTAGCTTGATTTCAGAAACAATCTCTGCCGTTCCGTTAACCGTAGAAGGTAAGGATATGAGTTTTTTTACCATACCGCTATTCACCCGCGTCGACAATGAAATTTTTGCATTTTTGGGCTGTTCTATGCCTACGCAACAATATGAAATGGGTGGACGAGATACTGCAGAAGCTATGTCGCTGCATTACCGCACCTGTTTTTATCATAAGTTTGAACATATATTTGTAGCTGATCTTGCAAGTACCCATATTCATGCAGAACGTGAAAGCAATCGTCGTTCATTGTTATTTCAGATTGTCCAGCGGATGCATGACAATATTGATGTAGATGCTGTACTTTCGGAAGTCATCGATAGCATCTCTGCGATGTATCCTGGAGCCAGACTCGACCTGTATATGTCACAAGATCATCGCAGCACTAATCCGCAGGTCAAACCCTTACCTTTCCACATGTCCAGTGATGATGTCTGTGCCAGGGCGTTCAAGGATGGTCGTGTTGCACTGCGCACTAGTGATGAAAATCACCGAAATGTAGAAATAGGGCTTCCGTTAGGTGGTAAGCAGGGGGTTTATGGGGTATTCCATATGGTGATGGATAATCCAATCTTCCCTGACGTTGATTTACGGTTTCTCACAATGGTAGCCGATACGGCAGGGACTGCTTTTGAGAATGCCAAGCTTTATGAGCGCTCCAATCAGTTAATCCGTGAGCTTCGCATGAGTAATGAGCTTACCCAGCGTTTGAATCAAAGCTTGCGTTTAGGTGATATTTTTCAATTTGCGTTTGAGGAGCTACTTGAAATGTTTGGTGCGGATTACTGCTGCATCTTACATATGAATGAGGAAAAGGGTGGTCTGGAAGTTATTGCCTGCAATCATCCCTCTTTGCAGAACGAAATTTTAGAAGTAGGGGCAGGCTTAGGAGGAAAGGTATATTCCACAGGAGAATCACTGATTATGTCTGATTACATAGATAATCCTAAGACAACTTCCCGGCTTATGAATGCTACCGGCTCGCAGTCGCTGATTGCTACTCCTCTTAGTGTGGGTGGTGAAATACGTGGTGCGATCATGTTGGCACATCGTGATGCACATTATTTTTCATATGACAATTACAGGTTGCTGCAGGCGATGGCGGGACATATTGGTTTAGCGGTAGGCAATGCCAGGCTACATGCTGAAGTCAGACGTCTTGCGAACAGAGATAGCCTAACTGGACTTTATGCTCGTCATTACTTGGACGAAGAGATAAAAGAAAGACAGTCTACGGACTTTTGCGGCTGTTTAATTGTTGTGGATATTGACCAGTTCAAGATTGTAAATGATACTTACGGTCATCAAAAAGGCGATAAGATTCTAAAAGAGGTTAGTGATATTGTGAAAACCTCCATCCGTCAAGGCGATATTGCCGCAAGATGGGGTGGGGAGGAGCTCTCCGTTTATTTACCGTTAATGGGGATGCAGCAGGCGGGTTATGTAGCTGAGCGTATACGCAAACGCGTTATGGAAGAAACTGAACCTAGTGTAACGGTATCCTGCGGAATAGCGGAATGGAGCTGGATGGACGATCGAGTAAGCGTCGAGTCATTGTTTTATCGAGCGGATATGGCACTGTATAAAGCCAAGCATAATGGTCGTAACCAAGTAGTCTTTGATACGAAAGAAAATGTTAACCATGCGAAGAACCCTTGA
- a CDS encoding aminopeptidase — protein MKDPRIQKLAANLVGYSVDVQPGENVLVEMIGNERDLIKAVVEEIGKAGGHAFVQLTDRTVLRSMLKYATRESLQTWAEIDLNRMKQMDCYIGIRAGENVNDLSDVPEENMKLYNSLYSHPVHSEQRVKHTKWVVLRYPNASMAQLANISTEAFEDFYFEVCNLDYAKMDKAQDALADLMRRTDKVHISGPGTDLKFSIKGIGAEKCSGQKNIPDGEVYSAPVRDSVNGTISYNAPSVYNGVTFENIKFKFENGKIVEATSNDSARLNEILNSDDGARHIGEFAIGFNPYILHPMNDILFDEKIAGSLHFTPGQAYDVTDNGNRSSIHWDLVLIQRPDYGGGEIYFDDVLIRKDGIFVLPELEGLNPENLK, from the coding sequence ATGAAAGATCCCAGAATTCAAAAGCTGGCGGCAAATCTTGTAGGTTATTCCGTAGATGTTCAGCCAGGCGAGAACGTGCTTGTAGAAATGATTGGCAACGAAAGAGATTTAATTAAAGCTGTTGTTGAGGAAATCGGCAAGGCCGGCGGTCATGCTTTTGTACAGTTGACAGATCGTACAGTCCTACGCAGCATGCTTAAATATGCAACGCGTGAGAGTCTTCAGACATGGGCTGAAATTGACTTGAACCGGATGAAGCAAATGGATTGTTATATCGGCATCCGTGCAGGTGAGAATGTAAATGACCTGTCCGATGTTCCAGAAGAAAATATGAAATTGTATAATTCTTTGTATTCCCATCCAGTGCATAGTGAACAACGCGTGAAGCATACGAAGTGGGTAGTATTACGTTATCCCAATGCGAGTATGGCTCAGCTTGCAAATATTAGTACAGAAGCATTTGAGGACTTTTATTTCGAAGTGTGTAATTTGGATTACGCCAAAATGGACAAGGCTCAGGATGCATTGGCTGATCTCATGCGCAGAACAGATAAGGTACATATTTCGGGTCCAGGAACAGATCTTAAGTTCTCTATTAAAGGAATCGGTGCAGAGAAATGCTCTGGTCAAAAAAATATTCCGGATGGTGAGGTTTACAGCGCCCCCGTTCGTGATTCTGTAAATGGAACGATCAGCTATAATGCACCATCTGTATATAACGGAGTGACTTTCGAAAATATCAAATTCAAATTCGAGAACGGCAAAATTGTTGAAGCGACAAGCAACGACTCTGCTCGCTTGAATGAAATTCTGAATTCAGATGACGGCGCACGTCACATCGGCGAATTTGCCATAGGCTTTAATCCGTACATTTTGCACCCAATGAATGACATTCTGTTCGATGAGAAAATTGCAGGCAGCCTGCACTTTACACCAGGACAAGCATATGATGTTACAGATAACGGAAATCGTTCCTCGATTCACTGGGATCTTGTATTAATCCAACGTCCAGACTATGGCGGCGGAGAAATTTATTTTGATGATGTATTGATCCGTAAGGATGGAATCTTCGTGTTACCAGAACTGGAAGGTCTGAATCCTGAAAACTTGAAATAA
- a CDS encoding HPr family phosphocarrier protein: MSSNNAAIVDIAQTAGQFNSSIVLQADNKYIDVKSILGLFTTLVSSQSYELHVHGTDAEEAKKAMSEVFAKHGLNFTVVAE; this comes from the coding sequence ATGTCCAGTAACAATGCGGCAATCGTTGATATTGCTCAAACGGCAGGTCAGTTCAACTCTTCAATCGTTCTTCAAGCGGACAACAAGTACATTGATGTTAAGAGTATCCTTGGTTTGTTCACGACTTTGGTATCAAGCCAAAGCTACGAGCTTCATGTTCACGGAACAGATGCAGAAGAAGCTAAGAAGGCAATGAGTGAAGTTTTTGCTAAACACGGTTTGAACTTTACAGTTGTAGCTGAGTAA
- a CDS encoding YlaN family protein, which yields MTSSELQEQFNLKAINLLQEDADKIQQLIEVQMENLATRYCPLYEEVLDTQMYGFSREVDFAVRAGLVPEITGKMVLSKLERNLAVLYEALNNKAKEE from the coding sequence ATGACTTCGTCGGAATTACAGGAACAGTTTAATCTTAAAGCGATCAATCTTCTACAAGAAGATGCCGATAAAATTCAGCAACTTATTGAAGTGCAGATGGAAAATCTGGCAACACGCTACTGCCCTCTCTATGAGGAAGTGCTCGATACCCAAATGTACGGTTTCTCAAGAGAGGTCGATTTTGCGGTTAGAGCAGGTTTGGTGCCAGAGATTACCGGTAAAATGGTGCTGAGTAAGCTGGAGCGGAATTTAGCAGTACTCTATGAGGCATTGAATAACAAAGCAAAAGAAGAATAA
- the cax gene encoding calcium/proton exchanger — translation MKKWISPALLAITFILSAIGHYADWDHTLQFVLSAVAVVFVAGFLGRATESVAHYAGQRLGGFLNATFGNAAELIIAFFLVKEGLFDMVKASLTGSIIGNLLLVLGLSIFAGGMKFKVQNFNVTLAGMNGSLMIVAVIALFVPAMFFNTHSITEKDTDVLSLIVAGLLIASYMAWLVFSMITHKKHLEDVTEADKDEMAHEHAPKWSRNRSILYLLLATVMVAFVSEWLVGTLETLTERFGFSELFVGAFLVAIIGNAAEHSAAIMLAMKNKIGAAVEIAVGSSLQIALFVAPVLIFASYFMGDTMDIVFTTIEIVAIGVAVFIAKSITQDGSTNWYEGLLLLTVYLILGVSFYLV, via the coding sequence TTGAAAAAATGGATTTCACCAGCCTTGCTGGCAATCACCTTTATCCTTAGTGCTATCGGCCATTATGCAGATTGGGACCACACGCTTCAGTTCGTTCTCTCTGCAGTCGCTGTTGTGTTTGTAGCTGGATTTCTGGGCCGCGCCACAGAAAGTGTAGCTCATTATGCTGGACAGCGGTTAGGCGGCTTCCTAAACGCTACCTTCGGAAATGCCGCAGAGCTAATCATTGCCTTTTTCCTAGTGAAGGAAGGACTGTTCGACATGGTGAAAGCCAGTCTTACCGGTTCCATTATCGGCAACCTGCTGCTTGTCCTAGGTTTAAGTATTTTCGCCGGTGGGATGAAGTTCAAAGTGCAGAACTTTAACGTAACCCTTGCCGGTATGAACGGTTCCCTTATGATCGTAGCGGTGATCGCCTTATTTGTTCCGGCTATGTTCTTCAATACCCATTCCATAACTGAAAAAGATACAGACGTGCTAAGTTTAATCGTTGCTGGGCTGCTCATCGCCTCGTACATGGCTTGGCTAGTCTTCTCTATGATTACGCATAAGAAACATCTAGAGGACGTTACAGAAGCCGACAAGGATGAAATGGCTCATGAGCATGCGCCTAAGTGGTCCAGAAACAGATCCATCCTTTATCTACTTCTTGCTACTGTGATGGTAGCCTTTGTGAGTGAGTGGCTGGTAGGGACGCTAGAAACACTAACTGAGCGCTTTGGATTTAGTGAACTGTTTGTAGGCGCCTTCCTCGTGGCAATCATCGGTAATGCCGCAGAACATAGTGCAGCCATTATGCTAGCCATGAAGAACAAAATCGGGGCGGCAGTAGAAATAGCCGTCGGGAGCAGTCTTCAAATTGCACTATTCGTAGCGCCTGTACTTATCTTCGCCAGTTATTTCATGGGTGATACTATGGACATTGTTTTTACAACGATCGAAATCGTCGCCATTGGTGTCGCCGTCTTTATTGCCAAATCAATCACTCAGGATGGTTCGACCAACTGGTATGAGGGTCTATTACTGTTAACGGTCTATCTAATTCTCGGAGTCTCCTTTTATCTAGTATAA
- a CDS encoding Asp23/Gls24 family envelope stress response protein, with product MAEQLQLEMGNIRISNDVVSKIAGLAALETPGIAAMSGGLSEGWAKRLSGKNVQKGVTVEVGQLEAAVDLRIIVLYETPIHEVCRMLQQNVREAVESMTGLHIVEVNVKVEGVAFKNDEIA from the coding sequence ATGGCAGAACAACTTCAATTGGAAATGGGAAATATACGAATTTCAAATGACGTCGTCTCGAAAATTGCCGGATTGGCTGCCTTGGAGACTCCAGGAATTGCAGCCATGTCAGGTGGCCTATCAGAAGGCTGGGCGAAACGTTTAAGTGGTAAGAACGTCCAAAAGGGCGTTACCGTTGAAGTGGGACAGCTAGAAGCAGCAGTAGACCTGCGTATTATAGTTCTCTATGAAACACCGATACATGAAGTGTGCCGGATGCTTCAACAGAACGTACGCGAAGCTGTGGAGAGCATGACTGGACTTCATATTGTTGAAGTGAATGTCAAAGTTGAAGGCGTAGCCTTTAAGAACGATGAAATCGCTTAA
- the ftsW gene encoding putative lipid II flippase FtsW, which produces MSNRKGKTKQNVSLPKRGTPDFQLLILTLLLVGFGLVMVFSASSSLTLASSKFGNDPLYFMKRQMIWIVLGIVVMFTSMNIHYSKFKKWYVPIFIITIILLLIVAFSERINGAKSWLSIGKLGIQPTELAKISIILYLSALITKKGERFRDFRTGYIPVMVIVGIVAGLIMMQPDLGSCLILVATSGLVIYAGGASMKHILGSIALLVLGVGIVLGAKAAIDSLSPASDKVAANQDYKKGRIQAFLDPYQDAEGEGYNIIQSLTALGQGGVSGSGFGKSIQKLDYLKYPYTDFIFPVIGEEFGFVGTALFLMLYLYFIWRGILIALRCKDPFGTLVGIGIMGLIAIQAFVNIGGVTKTIPLTGVTLPFISYGGSSLLVSMLSMGIMLSISRETNLPAKEEVTKSVTTVRKVRSR; this is translated from the coding sequence TTGAGTAACAGAAAGGGAAAGACGAAACAAAATGTCAGCCTGCCCAAAAGAGGAACACCCGATTTCCAACTACTTATCTTAACACTACTACTTGTGGGTTTCGGTCTAGTCATGGTCTTCAGTGCTAGCTCCAGTTTGACCTTAGCGAGCTCGAAGTTCGGTAATGACCCTCTATATTTCATGAAACGCCAAATGATTTGGATCGTACTTGGAATCGTTGTTATGTTTACATCCATGAATATTCACTACAGTAAATTCAAGAAGTGGTATGTACCTATCTTCATCATCACCATAATCCTACTGCTAATTGTAGCCTTCTCCGAAAGAATCAATGGCGCCAAGAGCTGGTTAAGTATCGGGAAGCTAGGGATCCAACCTACCGAACTGGCCAAAATATCGATTATCCTGTATCTCTCTGCACTGATTACCAAAAAAGGTGAACGGTTTAGAGATTTCCGTACAGGATATATCCCTGTAATGGTCATTGTAGGTATAGTTGCCGGTCTTATTATGATGCAGCCAGATCTGGGCTCTTGCCTTATTCTTGTGGCTACCAGTGGACTTGTCATTTATGCAGGCGGTGCCAGCATGAAGCATATCCTAGGCTCTATCGCACTCTTGGTGCTAGGGGTAGGGATTGTTTTGGGAGCTAAAGCAGCAATTGATTCCCTTTCCCCCGCATCCGACAAAGTAGCCGCCAATCAGGACTACAAAAAAGGTCGTATTCAAGCTTTCTTAGATCCCTATCAGGATGCTGAAGGTGAAGGGTATAATATTATTCAGTCTTTGACCGCTCTCGGACAAGGTGGAGTCAGTGGCTCTGGATTTGGCAAAAGCATTCAAAAGCTGGATTATCTTAAATACCCGTATACGGACTTTATTTTCCCCGTGATCGGTGAAGAATTCGGCTTTGTAGGAACGGCATTATTTCTGATGTTATACCTGTATTTTATCTGGCGAGGTATTTTAATCGCATTAAGGTGTAAGGATCCCTTTGGCACACTAGTGGGCATTGGTATTATGGGCCTCATTGCCATTCAGGCCTTTGTCAATATTGGTGGTGTAACAAAGACGATTCCGCTTACCGGAGTAACTTTGCCATTTATCAGCTATGGCGGCTCTTCACTTCTTGTGAGTATGCTGTCCATGGGAATTATGCTGAGCATTTCAAGAGAAACCAATCTTCCAGCTAAAGAGGAAGTTACGAAATCTGTAACTACAGTTAGAAAAGTTCGTTCCCGGTAA
- a CDS encoding YugN family protein, with amino-acid sequence MIFENTGLVGLKSDLLYLDESATKAGFIRWQWEYYRATYDCKIEDPQDGGEYFLRINTRAVEGKLEKADAVLAIEAVYLGKATFPHGLEYDSPVPKPVLDTAATRILELKQLLEA; translated from the coding sequence ATGATTTTTGAGAACACGGGCCTCGTAGGATTGAAGAGTGATCTTCTCTATCTGGACGAGAGTGCGACAAAGGCTGGCTTCATTCGCTGGCAATGGGAATACTATCGTGCCACTTACGACTGCAAAATTGAAGACCCACAGGATGGTGGCGAATACTTTCTACGCATCAACACTCGCGCTGTCGAGGGGAAGCTGGAGAAAGCTGATGCCGTACTTGCAATTGAAGCCGTATACTTAGGGAAAGCAACCTTCCCCCATGGCCTGGAGTATGACTCCCCGGTGCCTAAACCAGTATTGGACACTGCTGCTACTCGGATTCTCGAATTAAAGCAGCTGTTGGAGGCTTGA
- a CDS encoding M20 family metallopeptidase, whose protein sequence is MKSLAVDSLMPEIVEWRRHLHRHPELSFHEKETSSFIADKLAEFGIEVRRSTSGYGVTGILRGHRPGKTVVLRADMDALPIKEENKKDYVSQNEGVMHACGHDGHTSILLGVASYYSSRLDEIEGELRFLFQPAEEVCPGGAQGMIAEGMLEGADAVYGLHLWTPLAMGTVGSAPGPLMASADEFFIDIIGKGGHGGMPNRTIDSIVAGAALVTQLQSIVSRSVNPLEPAVLSVGTIQGGFAQNVIAEHCRITGTVRAFDEETRYLIRSRIEEMTVSIAGAYGAEAKIDYVMGYPPLVNHEGEYQRFTEVAPEALGEAVQVIRMEKLMPAEDFAYYVKEIPGCFMFVGAGNPDKDAVYPHHHSKFDFDEDAMLHGMKLLIAMANSCLQEKIIV, encoded by the coding sequence ATGAAGAGCTTAGCGGTAGATTCGCTCATGCCGGAGATCGTGGAATGGAGACGCCATTTACACCGTCATCCGGAGTTGTCTTTTCATGAAAAGGAAACGTCATCATTTATAGCAGACAAGTTAGCAGAATTCGGTATTGAAGTTAGAAGAAGCACGTCTGGGTATGGAGTAACAGGTATATTACGAGGACATCGGCCGGGGAAAACGGTGGTCCTTCGCGCGGATATGGATGCACTTCCTATTAAAGAGGAAAATAAGAAGGATTACGTTTCGCAAAATGAGGGGGTTATGCATGCCTGTGGGCATGATGGACACACTTCAATACTGCTGGGTGTAGCCTCTTACTATAGCAGCCGCCTTGATGAGATAGAAGGGGAGCTGCGTTTTCTTTTTCAGCCAGCAGAGGAGGTATGCCCAGGTGGTGCGCAGGGGATGATTGCCGAAGGCATGCTGGAAGGCGCGGATGCAGTGTATGGTTTGCATTTGTGGACTCCGCTTGCAATGGGAACCGTGGGGAGTGCGCCTGGCCCTCTTATGGCATCTGCTGATGAATTTTTCATTGATATCATCGGCAAGGGCGGACACGGTGGTATGCCGAATCGCACGATTGACAGCATTGTGGCCGGGGCGGCACTTGTAACTCAGCTTCAGAGCATCGTAAGCCGCTCTGTGAACCCGCTGGAGCCCGCTGTTCTGAGTGTAGGGACCATTCAAGGGGGATTCGCCCAGAATGTCATTGCTGAGCATTGCCGGATTACAGGGACCGTGCGAGCGTTCGACGAGGAGACCCGTTATCTGATTCGCAGCAGGATCGAAGAAATGACAGTTTCAATAGCTGGTGCATACGGTGCGGAGGCTAAGATAGATTATGTTATGGGATATCCGCCACTCGTAAATCACGAAGGGGAATATCAACGTTTTACTGAGGTAGCACCAGAAGCACTAGGAGAAGCCGTTCAAGTGATTCGGATGGAAAAGCTGATGCCAGCTGAAGATTTTGCCTACTATGTAAAAGAGATTCCTGGCTGCTTTATGTTCGTAGGTGCTGGGAATCCAGATAAAGATGCAGTCTATCCGCATCATCATAGCAAATTTGATTTCGACGAGGATGCTATGCTACATGGGATGAAATTACTAATTGCTATGGCAAATTCCTGTCTGCAAGAGAAGATAATCGTATAA
- a CDS encoding CBS domain-containing protein has protein sequence MKTVKEVMTKEPAAVTLQDNVYEVAVKMRDHDTGFIPVIDNEENKTLLGVITDRDLVIRGYAAKHPGSTSVEKVMSSEIQTVSENTSVDEAAELMSNWQIRRLAVTSGQKLIGVVSIGDLAVRNIFADEAGEALHDISQQHLH, from the coding sequence TTGAAGACAGTGAAAGAGGTTATGACGAAGGAACCTGCAGCAGTCACGTTACAGGATAACGTGTATGAAGTCGCTGTTAAAATGAGAGATCATGACACTGGATTTATACCGGTCATCGATAATGAAGAAAATAAGACTCTGCTCGGAGTAATTACAGATCGTGATCTAGTGATTAGAGGGTATGCAGCAAAGCACCCTGGATCAACTTCTGTGGAAAAGGTAATGAGTAGTGAAATTCAGACCGTCTCAGAGAATACTTCTGTAGATGAGGCTGCAGAACTCATGTCGAACTGGCAAATTCGCAGATTGGCTGTGACCAGTGGTCAGAAGCTGATTGGTGTTGTATCCATCGGTGACTTAGCGGTGCGCAACATTTTTGCGGACGAGGCTGGCGAAGCACTTCATGATATTTCGCAGCAGCATTTACATTAA
- a CDS encoding DNA repair helicase XPB, with product MNETGACIVRRDRTILLECAHRGFEKARKELGTFAELVKSPPAYHTYRITPLSLWNAASLNYTAEAIISSLHDLARWGVPAGLEEEIGTLLSRYGRLTLHGQETSNEIITLRADTAEILDELGNESSLKELGLQRINPLESSCSAEYRGLLKQELMRLGYPVLDYAGYHVGQALSLAWKESCNTSGDGAKGGSFGLREYQQEAVQLFQGTEGQGGSGVVVLPCGAGKTVVGLAVLESLQCETLILTSNTTSVRQWVDELLERTDLDDESIGEYSGEKREVRPVTIATYQILTHRQAKGGPFLHMKLFNERNWGLIIYDEVHLLPAPVFRATADIQATRRLGLTATLVREDGKEGDVFSLIGPKRYDMPWKELEQQGWIAEVECVEMIVPMSSELRQKYLYAEAKEKFRMASCNPAKAEVVVELLKVHQGSSVLVIGQYLDQLTELADKIGAPLITGKTKQRERDERYAAFNEGKIQVLIVSKVANFAVNLPDASIAIEVSGAFGSRQEEAQRLGRILRPKAGENKAYFYSLVSEDSREQDFAMRRRMFLTEQGYEYVVKMVPSGKGRTIH from the coding sequence ATGAATGAGACAGGGGCTTGTATTGTACGCAGGGATCGAACGATTCTACTGGAATGCGCACATCGCGGTTTTGAGAAGGCGAGGAAAGAACTAGGAACCTTTGCAGAGCTCGTAAAGAGTCCTCCGGCTTATCACACCTATAGAATCACTCCATTATCACTATGGAATGCAGCCTCGCTTAATTATACAGCGGAAGCGATTATTTCAAGTCTGCATGATCTCGCGCGCTGGGGTGTTCCTGCCGGACTGGAGGAAGAGATCGGAACTCTTCTCTCTAGGTATGGGAGGCTGACCCTTCACGGACAGGAAACTTCGAATGAAATCATTACGCTTAGGGCTGACACAGCTGAGATTCTGGATGAACTAGGGAATGAATCAAGTCTAAAGGAATTAGGTTTGCAGAGAATAAATCCACTAGAAAGCTCGTGCTCTGCGGAGTACAGGGGACTTTTAAAGCAAGAGCTGATGAGACTAGGCTATCCTGTACTGGATTATGCTGGTTATCATGTGGGACAAGCTCTAAGCTTGGCCTGGAAGGAGTCTTGCAATACCTCCGGGGATGGAGCGAAAGGTGGATCATTTGGGCTGCGTGAATACCAGCAGGAGGCCGTTCAGTTGTTTCAAGGGACAGAAGGGCAAGGCGGCAGCGGGGTAGTTGTGTTGCCTTGTGGAGCGGGTAAGACGGTAGTGGGGTTAGCCGTTCTTGAAAGTCTACAATGCGAAACACTGATTTTAACTTCAAATACAACTTCAGTAAGGCAATGGGTGGATGAGCTGCTTGAGCGAACCGATTTGGATGATGAGTCTATTGGTGAATATTCCGGCGAAAAAAGAGAAGTGCGACCAGTTACTATAGCTACCTATCAGATATTAACGCATCGTCAAGCCAAAGGCGGACCTTTTCTCCATATGAAGCTGTTCAACGAACGCAACTGGGGCTTGATTATTTATGATGAGGTCCATCTGCTTCCAGCTCCAGTATTCCGGGCTACAGCAGATATTCAGGCTACTAGAAGACTAGGTCTCACTGCCACTCTGGTAAGAGAAGACGGGAAGGAAGGGGACGTATTCTCTTTGATCGGGCCTAAGCGTTACGACATGCCTTGGAAGGAGCTGGAGCAGCAGGGCTGGATCGCAGAGGTGGAATGTGTCGAGATGATCGTACCGATGAGCTCTGAGCTAAGACAGAAGTACTTGTATGCGGAAGCCAAAGAGAAATTTCGTATGGCCTCATGTAATCCTGCAAAAGCTGAGGTTGTAGTAGAGCTTTTAAAAGTCCATCAGGGCTCATCGGTTCTGGTTATAGGACAGTATCTCGACCAATTAACTGAACTGGCGGATAAGATCGGTGCACCTCTGATTACTGGAAAAACGAAGCAGCGAGAAAGAGATGAGCGGTATGCAGCATTTAACGAAGGGAAGATTCAGGTGTTGATTGTATCTAAGGTGGCGAATTTTGCGGTGAATCTGCCAGATGCGTCGATTGCTATTGAGGTTTCAGGAGCTTTTGGATCAAGACAGGAGGAGGCACAGCGTTTGGGAAGGATCTTGCGTCCGAAGGCGGGTGAGAACAAAGCGTACTTCTATTCGCTGGTATCTGAAGATAGTCGAGAGCAGGATTTCGCTATGCGCCGCCGGATGTTTTTGACAGAACAGGGGTATGAATATGTCGTTAAAATGGTGCCGAGCGGAAAGGGGCGAACGATCCATTGA